The following coding sequences are from one Onychostoma macrolepis isolate SWU-2019 chromosome 24, ASM1243209v1, whole genome shotgun sequence window:
- the LOC131533570 gene encoding LIM domain-containing protein isoform X3, whose protein sequence is MKDRVLGEEMEVKSSLRRAQSLRSVSTNHVLSWAEAGLKDRRKSVSQLVAQYQNSPGRKTKEVDSGDVKHELNMQVTPIPVSENESKTIVRKTEVKERSRVSPLSRSKSMESLPRHRPTGTTALRALFESKITNQPESKKSKTALQSASAEKANYTTLPNNKDAEDTKSQVKAEVNNSHYEQEKVTEEVQVITENARTKQIINRSDRRKTISGICSEKISSPEEDKRRSVADFRDNSALNGLEKPSISVKTLSALYLSKVAAAEPAGNLLKPDQNLTSPTGKRPNTIKFQPAAQETCSACLKPVYPMERMAADKLIFHKNCFCCKHCKKKLSLQGYAPLYGEFYCVFHYQQLFKRKGNYDEGFGRQQHKDRWLQRNDANIV, encoded by the exons ATGAAGGACAGAGTATTAGGTGAGGAAATGGAAGTGAAGAGCAGCTTGCGGAGGGCCCAGTCTCTCAGAAGTGTTTCCACCAATCATGTTCTGTCCTGGGCTGAAGCTGGACTTAAAGACAGGAGGAAGTCTGTCTCTCAGCTTGTGGCACA GTACCAAAACTCTCCTGGAAGAAAAACCAAAGAAGTTGATTCAGGAGATGTCAAGCATGAG CTGAACATGCAGGTCACACCAATTCCTGTCAGTGAGAATGAGAGCAAGACAATAGTGAGGAAGACTGAGGTCAAAGAGAGGTCCAGGGTCTCTCCTCTCTCCCGCAGTAAGTCTATGGAGAGTCTTCCTCGGCACAGACCTACAGGCACCACAGCACTCAGGGCGCTCTTTGAGTCAAAGATCACCAATCAGCCTGAGTCCAAGAAGAGCAAGACAGCACTTCAATCAGCGAGTGCTGAGAAAGCCAATTACACTACTCTTCCCAATAATAAGGATGCGGAGGACACAAAGTCACAAGTAAAGGCAGAGGTTAATAACAGCCATTATGAACAAGAGAAAGTGACTGAAGAGGTTCAAGTGATTACAGAG AATGCAAGAACAAAGCAGATAATAAACCGATCTGATAGAAGAAAGACAATTTCTGGCATTTGTAGTGAAAAAATATCCTCTccagagg AGGATAAAAGAAGGTCAGTCGCAGACTTCAGAGACAACTCGGCTCTCAACGGATTGGAGAAACCCTCTATTTCCGTCAAAACTTTGTCTGCACTATATCTGTCAAAAGTGGCAGCTGCAGAACCTGCGGGAAACCTCTTGAAACCA GACCAGAATCTTACTTCTCCAACAGGAAAAAGGCCAAACACAATCAAG TTTCAGCCAGCAGCTCAGGAAACATGCTCAGCCTGTCTAAAACCAGTTTACCCAATGGAAAGAATGGCAGCTGATAAActcatttttcacaaaaactgTTTCTGCTGCAAGCACTGCAAAAAGAAACTAAG CCTGCAAGGCTACGCGCCTCTCTACGGGGAATTCTACTGTGTTTTCCACTATCAGCAGCTTTTCAAAAGGAAGGGCAACTATGACGAGGGCTTTGGCCGTCAACAGCATAAAGACCGTTGGCTACAGAGGAATGACGCAAACATTGTTTAG
- the LOC131533570 gene encoding LIM domain-containing protein isoform X1: MKDRVLGEEMEVKSSLRRAQSLRSVSTNHVLSWAEAGLKDRRKSVSQLVAQYQNSPGRKTKEVDSGDVKHELNMQVTPIPVSENESKTIVRKTEVKERSRVSPLSRSKSMESLPRHRPTGTTALRALFESKITNQPESKKSKTALQSASAEKANYTTLPNNKDAEDTKSQVKAEVNNSHYEQEKVTEEVQVITENARTKQIINRSDRRKTISGICSEKISSPEEDKRRSVADFRDNSALNGLEKPSISVKTLSALYLSKVAAAEPAGNLLKPDQNLTSPTGKRPNTIKMAEGAQNSIAYAPESNPPIHNLENSPDEHERPFTSPPPTREAMSILHQRRQKCELRRLLKHTYPELKNVDSLVEEELADILNMDPDTGTGYQSEFQSRCWLFENHEINSVDIHNKNLQKKEFQEGDIKRTACMFEQPTSNEDNKPQLSKSEEGTSEQSIKLDVKATRRMFENQSMASQNPCPRKNIVCEEESRSYQKPKSNFETDEKETSDLHHNSLTNDLIDTDEVFVSISKSKQVFETVSHDKENISPTNDNFSQEQELLKANVRNRAQMFESTPLDKINQQTKEESETILENTQETLVSLCNFSIVHSDGTILEANENGHVKKARYNFIQEDTRPEIQDEEIVTGSIKNIMLQMLSGTNLNPIVTFLKEDSQGNVEIPIHQLSFTQDKECRTANVVQITEDLLSQEKSLRKGVLIQDGAKGTREITVYALFIHSEDSTGVMEFGKTDFRSIPSSLRNVPESENCDLKTDISPSESSSVVDTNKTSNVPLFQSCIEKGDLDHLKCLQETSSDVDIGTSTGESEKTSEIIPGKVNNIKALFTTNIDDTSMQSDEKKSKVLPKESLANNENDNAEATNQSEHRPDTGDNLKKERSLQNQDIMDDGVVLQAELVDVVEDDELVNLQTAIMNLHQATIEAKALQQIVQAKHASQTNQTQQICDSGSMTLEFTPVKNNDNVSENDELSQLSKTELEESKEDVMRGSIQAALDSLGKSNFNVTKGDFRAAMIYRNSGKGFAGHKKTDEVMMNQITQPSDRTKENKSATSSPAPSPEKEALKSPEGSDTTPCERPFENKQAACSPMPVSVEIPAKNRKTPVGPKPAIPPKPDHLKMKPNPLGSETGSERLNKRQVPPTSSKPQTEQTNESSTSKQCPSHENALCKRVQHTDANEHEPSDTSVCNTESPKKLNGVEVVEETPKCSPESIVNESSTGFHATLQNFGVKPSGSVPPVKPKRIKMAKENVKNSDNTISNSTTLETETAQGMTPPRNNDSSGETCKTDTNNREKRNDKSEDQQVSGVVRREKKIRGETEDERRQRLSVHMDEIMKGNVPAVMEIFDKLKKQEELKNILSKVEEIEEDTNKVDVSSLKNIFESVPDWVMPREKKIKPKIVTPEHTGAPSEPEKMSSMEVAFEDLEKAGAEIIRLKDQTLARLMDIEEAIKKALYSVSTLKSDSDIVGLSGLFRESMVAVQGSPPSGNIRKISIGSSKSPNAQNQIGKRVSGQSATHKRPELFIPTTKPRSVSPASPSFISIQSAARKSTELPSPQISPLKEEPKEETKLQCCCGVPSDRRQCSVTKGAPSSPANPRRQVSVLEVQTRPEEERVIGTKTVSENYERMDCFGNKFYSSKTSTVVTTQPETRTTSKKLIVSSPATTEIVTYPRINTPFIREGRPPL; this comes from the exons ATGAAGGACAGAGTATTAGGTGAGGAAATGGAAGTGAAGAGCAGCTTGCGGAGGGCCCAGTCTCTCAGAAGTGTTTCCACCAATCATGTTCTGTCCTGGGCTGAAGCTGGACTTAAAGACAGGAGGAAGTCTGTCTCTCAGCTTGTGGCACA GTACCAAAACTCTCCTGGAAGAAAAACCAAAGAAGTTGATTCAGGAGATGTCAAGCATGAG CTGAACATGCAGGTCACACCAATTCCTGTCAGTGAGAATGAGAGCAAGACAATAGTGAGGAAGACTGAGGTCAAAGAGAGGTCCAGGGTCTCTCCTCTCTCCCGCAGTAAGTCTATGGAGAGTCTTCCTCGGCACAGACCTACAGGCACCACAGCACTCAGGGCGCTCTTTGAGTCAAAGATCACCAATCAGCCTGAGTCCAAGAAGAGCAAGACAGCACTTCAATCAGCGAGTGCTGAGAAAGCCAATTACACTACTCTTCCCAATAATAAGGATGCGGAGGACACAAAGTCACAAGTAAAGGCAGAGGTTAATAACAGCCATTATGAACAAGAGAAAGTGACTGAAGAGGTTCAAGTGATTACAGAG AATGCAAGAACAAAGCAGATAATAAACCGATCTGATAGAAGAAAGACAATTTCTGGCATTTGTAGTGAAAAAATATCCTCTccagagg AGGATAAAAGAAGGTCAGTCGCAGACTTCAGAGACAACTCGGCTCTCAACGGATTGGAGAAACCCTCTATTTCCGTCAAAACTTTGTCTGCACTATATCTGTCAAAAGTGGCAGCTGCAGAACCTGCGGGAAACCTCTTGAAACCA GACCAGAATCTTACTTCTCCAACAGGAAAAAGGCCAAACACAATCAAG ATGGCTGAAGGTGCACAAAACAGCATTGCATATGCACCTGAATCAAATCCACCAATACACAATCTGGAAAACAGCCCTGATGAACATGAACGACCCTTTACATCACCACCCCCTACAAGAGAAGCAATGTCCATTCTGCACCAACGCCGACAGAAATGCGAGCTTAGACGACTGCTAAAGCACACTTACCCTGAGCTGAAAAACGTAGACAGTTTGGTAGAGGAGGAGTTGGCTGATATTCTTAACATGGACCCAGACACAGGCACTGGATACCAGAGTGAGTTCCAGTCCAGGTGCTGGCTGTTTGAGAACCATGAAATCAATTCAGTGGATATCCATAATAAAAACCTACAGAAAAAGGAGTTTCAAGAGGGCGACATCAAGAGAACAGCCTGCATGTTTGAACAACCAACGTCTAACGAAGACAACAAACCTCAACTCAGCAAATCAGAGGAAGGGACATCCGAGCAGAGCATCAAGCTGGATGTGAAAGCCACACGCAGAATGTTTGAAAATCAGTCGATGGCTAGTCAAAACCCCTGTCCAAGGAAAAACATTGTTTGTGAGGAAGAAAGTCGATCATATCAAAAACCAAAGAGTAATTTTGAGACTGATGAAAAAGAAACATCAGATCTTCACCATAACAGTCTAACCAATGATCTCATTGACACAGATGAGGTGTTTGTAAGTATATCTAAATCCAAACAGGTCTTTGAAACAGTATCACATGACAAGGAGAACATCTCACCAACAAATGACAACTTCAGCCAAGAACAAGAACTGCTGAAGGCAAATGTAAGAAACAGAGCTCAGATGTTTGAATCAACTCCACTTGATAAGATCAATCAGCAAACCAAGGAAGAATCAGAAACCATCCTGGAGAACACACAAGAAACTCTAGTTTCTTTATGCAACTTCAGTATTGTGCATTCTGATGGAACCATTCTTGAAGCTAATGAAAATGGCCATGTCAAAAAAGCAAGATATAACTTCATACAAGAAGATACAAGACCAGAAATTCAGGATGAAGAGATAGTGACTGGAAGCATAAAGAACATCATGCTTCAGATGCTATCAGGAACAAACTTGAACCCAATTGTGACCTTCCTAAAAGAGGACAGTCAGGGCAATGTGGAGATTCCCATTCACCAACTTTCATTCACTCAAGATAAAGAGTGCAGAACTGCCAATGTGGTGCAGATTACAGAAGATCTACTCAGTCAAGAGAAGTCCCTGAGGAAAGGAGTCTTAATACAAGATGGAGCCAAAGGAACAAGAGAGATAACCGTTTATGCTCTATTTATCCACAGTGAAGACAGTACAGGGGTAATGGAATTTGGTAAAACTGATTTTAGATCCATTCCCTCAAGTCTAAGGAACGTTCCAGAGTCTGAAAATTGTGATCTGAAGACTGATATTAGTCCATCAGAAAGTTCTTCAGTAGTAGATACAAACAAAACTAGTAATGTGCCGCTATTCCAGAGCTGCATTGAGAAAGGAGACCTTGATCATCTAAAATGCCTGCAGGAAACATCATCAGATGTAGATATAGGTACATCTACTGGGGAATCGGAGAAAACAAGTGAGATTATACCAGGGAAAGTTAACAATATCAAAGCCCTTTTTACTACCAATATAGATGACACAAGCATGCAGTCAgatgaaaaaaagtcaaaagtgTTACCTAAAGAAAGTTTggcaaataatgaaaatgataatGCAGAAGCAACAAATCAATCTGAACATCGTCCTGACACAGGTGACAatcttaaaaaagaaagaagtctCCAAAATCAAGATATCATGGATGATGGAGTCGTTCTTCAAGCAGAACTAGTTGACGTTGTTGAAGACGATGAGTTGGTGAATTTACAAACAGCCATTATGAATCTTCATCAGGCGACAATAGAGGCAAAAGCTCTTCAGCAGATTGTACAAGCAAAACATGCTTCCCAAACAAACCAAACCCAACAAATCTGTGACTCTGGTTCAATGACCCTTGAGTTTACACCTGTGAAAAACAATGATAATGTAAGTGAGAATGACGAGCTCTCACAGTTGTCCAAAACTGAACTGGAAGAAAGTAAGGAGGATGTTATGAGAGGTAGCATACAGGCAGCTCTTGATTCCTTGGGAAAGTCAAACTTTAATGTCACAAAAGGTGATTTTAGAGCTGCCATGATTTATAGGAATTCTGGTAAAGGATTTGCAGGACACAAAAAGACAGATGAAGTGATGATGAACCAGATAACCCAGCCAAGTGATAGGACTAAAGAAAATAAGTCAGCAACATCTTCTCCTGCACCTTCTCCTGAAAAGGAAGCTTTAAAATCACCTGAGGGATCTGACACAACCCCTTGTGAAAGGCCATTTGAAAACAAACAAGCGGCATGTTCTCCCATGCCGGTCTCTGTAGAAATACCTGCTAAAAATCGTAAAACTCCTGTTGGACCCAAACCGGCTATCCCACCTAAACcagatcatttaaaaatgaagccAAACCCTCTTGGTTCCGAAACTGGTTCAGAACGCCTTAACAAACGCCAAGTCCCTCCTACTTCTTCAAAACCACAAACTGAGCAGACTAATGAATCTTCAACTTCCAAACAATGCCCgtctcatgaaaatgcactCTGCAAAAGAGTACAGCATACTGATGCTAATGAACACGAGCCTAGTGATACATCAGTGTGCAACACCGAAAGTCCTAAAAAGCTAAATGGTGTAGAGGTTGTTGAAGAAACTCCAAAGTGTTCCCCAGAAAGCATTGTCAATGAATCTTCCACAGGATTTCATGCTACTCTTCAAAACTTTGGGGTAAAGCCGAGTGGTTCAGTGCCTcctgtaaaacctaaaagaatcaaaatggcaaaagaaaaTGTGAAGAACTCAGATAACACCATTAGCAACTCTACCACTTTGGAAACTGAAACAGCACAGGGAATGACTCCTCCTCGCAACAATGACTCCTCAGGCGAGACTTGTAAGACAGATACCAACAACCGTGAAAAAAGAAATGATAAAAGTGAAGATCAACAAGTTAGTGGAGTGGTGAGACGGGAAAAGAAAATTAGAGGAGAGACTGAGGATGAGCGAAGGCAGAGGCTCTCAGTGCACATGGATGAAATCATGAAAGGAAACGTGCCAGCTGTCATGGAGATCTTTGACAAGCTGAAAAAGCAAGAGGAACTGAAAAACATACTCTCCAAAGTGGAGGAAATCGAAGAAGACACCAACAAAGTGGATGTGAGCTcgcttaaaaacatttttgagagcGTACCTGATTGGGTCATGCCTCGGGAGAAGAAAATCAAGCCAAAAATAGTCACACCAGAACATACTGGAGCACCAAGTGAACCTGAGAAGATGTCATCAATGGAGGTGGCTTTTGAGGACTTAGAGAAAGCTGGTGCGGAGATCATTCGTTTAAAAGACCAGACACTTGCAAGACTCATGGATATAGAGGAGGCCATTAAAAAGGCTCTTTACTCAGTATCGACTCTAAAATCTGACTCTGACATTGTAGGACTCTCTGGTCTCTTCAGGGAGTCAATGGTGGCCGTACAAGGTTCACCTCCTTCAGGTAATATCAGGAAAATCAGCATTGGGTCAAGCAAATCACCAAACGCTCAAAACCAGATTGGAAAGAGAGTTTCTGGACAGTCAGCAACACACAAAAGGCCAGAGCTTTTTATTCCCACTACCAAACCGAGATCAGTTTCACCGGCGTCTCCTTCATTTATTTCCATTCAGTCTGCAGCGAGGAAGTCTACAGAGTTGCCATCACCTCAGATCAGTCCCCTGAAGGAAGAACCAAAAGAAGAGACCAAGCTGCAGTGCTGCTGTGGTGTGCCTTCAGACCGCAGGCAATGTTCTGTCACAAAAGGAGCACCCTCGAGCCCTGCGAATCCACGGCGGCAGGTCAGTGTGCTGGAAGTGCAAACCAGACCTGAAGAAGAGAGAGTCATCGGAACAAAAACCGTCAGCGAGAACTATGAGAGGATGGACTGCTTTGGTAACAAGTTCTACTCCTCGAAAACCTCCACGGTCGTGACAACCCAACCTGAAACCAGGACAACTTCTAAAAAGCTCATTGTGAGCAGTCCAGCCACGACAGAAATTGTCACGTACCCAAGAATCAACACACCTTTTATTAGAGAAGGCCGTCCTCCACTGTAA
- the LOC131533570 gene encoding LIM domain-containing protein isoform X2, translated as MAEGAQNSIAYAPESNPPIHNLENSPDEHERPFTSPPPTREAMSILHQRRQKCELRRLLKHTYPELKNVDSLVEEELADILNMDPDTGTGYQSEFQSRCWLFENHEINSVDIHNKNLQKKEFQEGDIKRTACMFEQPTSNEDNKPQLSKSEEGTSEQSIKLDVKATRRMFENQSMASQNPCPRKNIVCEEESRSYQKPKSNFETDEKETSDLHHNSLTNDLIDTDEVFVSISKSKQVFETVSHDKENISPTNDNFSQEQELLKANVRNRAQMFESTPLDKINQQTKEESETILENTQETLVSLCNFSIVHSDGTILEANENGHVKKARYNFIQEDTRPEIQDEEIVTGSIKNIMLQMLSGTNLNPIVTFLKEDSQGNVEIPIHQLSFTQDKECRTANVVQITEDLLSQEKSLRKGVLIQDGAKGTREITVYALFIHSEDSTGVMEFGKTDFRSIPSSLRNVPESENCDLKTDISPSESSSVVDTNKTSNVPLFQSCIEKGDLDHLKCLQETSSDVDIGTSTGESEKTSEIIPGKVNNIKALFTTNIDDTSMQSDEKKSKVLPKESLANNENDNAEATNQSEHRPDTGDNLKKERSLQNQDIMDDGVVLQAELVDVVEDDELVNLQTAIMNLHQATIEAKALQQIVQAKHASQTNQTQQICDSGSMTLEFTPVKNNDNVSENDELSQLSKTELEESKEDVMRGSIQAALDSLGKSNFNVTKGDFRAAMIYRNSGKGFAGHKKTDEVMMNQITQPSDRTKENKSATSSPAPSPEKEALKSPEGSDTTPCERPFENKQAACSPMPVSVEIPAKNRKTPVGPKPAIPPKPDHLKMKPNPLGSETGSERLNKRQVPPTSSKPQTEQTNESSTSKQCPSHENALCKRVQHTDANEHEPSDTSVCNTESPKKLNGVEVVEETPKCSPESIVNESSTGFHATLQNFGVKPSGSVPPVKPKRIKMAKENVKNSDNTISNSTTLETETAQGMTPPRNNDSSGETCKTDTNNREKRNDKSEDQQVSGVVRREKKIRGETEDERRQRLSVHMDEIMKGNVPAVMEIFDKLKKQEELKNILSKVEEIEEDTNKVDVSSLKNIFESVPDWVMPREKKIKPKIVTPEHTGAPSEPEKMSSMEVAFEDLEKAGAEIIRLKDQTLARLMDIEEAIKKALYSVSTLKSDSDIVGLSGLFRESMVAVQGSPPSGNIRKISIGSSKSPNAQNQIGKRVSGQSATHKRPELFIPTTKPRSVSPASPSFISIQSAARKSTELPSPQISPLKEEPKEETKLQCCCGVPSDRRQCSVTKGAPSSPANPRRQVSVLEVQTRPEEERVIGTKTVSENYERMDCFGNKFYSSKTSTVVTTQPETRTTSKKLIVSSPATTEIVTYPRINTPFIREGRPPL; from the coding sequence ATGGCTGAAGGTGCACAAAACAGCATTGCATATGCACCTGAATCAAATCCACCAATACACAATCTGGAAAACAGCCCTGATGAACATGAACGACCCTTTACATCACCACCCCCTACAAGAGAAGCAATGTCCATTCTGCACCAACGCCGACAGAAATGCGAGCTTAGACGACTGCTAAAGCACACTTACCCTGAGCTGAAAAACGTAGACAGTTTGGTAGAGGAGGAGTTGGCTGATATTCTTAACATGGACCCAGACACAGGCACTGGATACCAGAGTGAGTTCCAGTCCAGGTGCTGGCTGTTTGAGAACCATGAAATCAATTCAGTGGATATCCATAATAAAAACCTACAGAAAAAGGAGTTTCAAGAGGGCGACATCAAGAGAACAGCCTGCATGTTTGAACAACCAACGTCTAACGAAGACAACAAACCTCAACTCAGCAAATCAGAGGAAGGGACATCCGAGCAGAGCATCAAGCTGGATGTGAAAGCCACACGCAGAATGTTTGAAAATCAGTCGATGGCTAGTCAAAACCCCTGTCCAAGGAAAAACATTGTTTGTGAGGAAGAAAGTCGATCATATCAAAAACCAAAGAGTAATTTTGAGACTGATGAAAAAGAAACATCAGATCTTCACCATAACAGTCTAACCAATGATCTCATTGACACAGATGAGGTGTTTGTAAGTATATCTAAATCCAAACAGGTCTTTGAAACAGTATCACATGACAAGGAGAACATCTCACCAACAAATGACAACTTCAGCCAAGAACAAGAACTGCTGAAGGCAAATGTAAGAAACAGAGCTCAGATGTTTGAATCAACTCCACTTGATAAGATCAATCAGCAAACCAAGGAAGAATCAGAAACCATCCTGGAGAACACACAAGAAACTCTAGTTTCTTTATGCAACTTCAGTATTGTGCATTCTGATGGAACCATTCTTGAAGCTAATGAAAATGGCCATGTCAAAAAAGCAAGATATAACTTCATACAAGAAGATACAAGACCAGAAATTCAGGATGAAGAGATAGTGACTGGAAGCATAAAGAACATCATGCTTCAGATGCTATCAGGAACAAACTTGAACCCAATTGTGACCTTCCTAAAAGAGGACAGTCAGGGCAATGTGGAGATTCCCATTCACCAACTTTCATTCACTCAAGATAAAGAGTGCAGAACTGCCAATGTGGTGCAGATTACAGAAGATCTACTCAGTCAAGAGAAGTCCCTGAGGAAAGGAGTCTTAATACAAGATGGAGCCAAAGGAACAAGAGAGATAACCGTTTATGCTCTATTTATCCACAGTGAAGACAGTACAGGGGTAATGGAATTTGGTAAAACTGATTTTAGATCCATTCCCTCAAGTCTAAGGAACGTTCCAGAGTCTGAAAATTGTGATCTGAAGACTGATATTAGTCCATCAGAAAGTTCTTCAGTAGTAGATACAAACAAAACTAGTAATGTGCCGCTATTCCAGAGCTGCATTGAGAAAGGAGACCTTGATCATCTAAAATGCCTGCAGGAAACATCATCAGATGTAGATATAGGTACATCTACTGGGGAATCGGAGAAAACAAGTGAGATTATACCAGGGAAAGTTAACAATATCAAAGCCCTTTTTACTACCAATATAGATGACACAAGCATGCAGTCAgatgaaaaaaagtcaaaagtgTTACCTAAAGAAAGTTTggcaaataatgaaaatgataatGCAGAAGCAACAAATCAATCTGAACATCGTCCTGACACAGGTGACAatcttaaaaaagaaagaagtctCCAAAATCAAGATATCATGGATGATGGAGTCGTTCTTCAAGCAGAACTAGTTGACGTTGTTGAAGACGATGAGTTGGTGAATTTACAAACAGCCATTATGAATCTTCATCAGGCGACAATAGAGGCAAAAGCTCTTCAGCAGATTGTACAAGCAAAACATGCTTCCCAAACAAACCAAACCCAACAAATCTGTGACTCTGGTTCAATGACCCTTGAGTTTACACCTGTGAAAAACAATGATAATGTAAGTGAGAATGACGAGCTCTCACAGTTGTCCAAAACTGAACTGGAAGAAAGTAAGGAGGATGTTATGAGAGGTAGCATACAGGCAGCTCTTGATTCCTTGGGAAAGTCAAACTTTAATGTCACAAAAGGTGATTTTAGAGCTGCCATGATTTATAGGAATTCTGGTAAAGGATTTGCAGGACACAAAAAGACAGATGAAGTGATGATGAACCAGATAACCCAGCCAAGTGATAGGACTAAAGAAAATAAGTCAGCAACATCTTCTCCTGCACCTTCTCCTGAAAAGGAAGCTTTAAAATCACCTGAGGGATCTGACACAACCCCTTGTGAAAGGCCATTTGAAAACAAACAAGCGGCATGTTCTCCCATGCCGGTCTCTGTAGAAATACCTGCTAAAAATCGTAAAACTCCTGTTGGACCCAAACCGGCTATCCCACCTAAACcagatcatttaaaaatgaagccAAACCCTCTTGGTTCCGAAACTGGTTCAGAACGCCTTAACAAACGCCAAGTCCCTCCTACTTCTTCAAAACCACAAACTGAGCAGACTAATGAATCTTCAACTTCCAAACAATGCCCgtctcatgaaaatgcactCTGCAAAAGAGTACAGCATACTGATGCTAATGAACACGAGCCTAGTGATACATCAGTGTGCAACACCGAAAGTCCTAAAAAGCTAAATGGTGTAGAGGTTGTTGAAGAAACTCCAAAGTGTTCCCCAGAAAGCATTGTCAATGAATCTTCCACAGGATTTCATGCTACTCTTCAAAACTTTGGGGTAAAGCCGAGTGGTTCAGTGCCTcctgtaaaacctaaaagaatcaaaatggcaaaagaaaaTGTGAAGAACTCAGATAACACCATTAGCAACTCTACCACTTTGGAAACTGAAACAGCACAGGGAATGACTCCTCCTCGCAACAATGACTCCTCAGGCGAGACTTGTAAGACAGATACCAACAACCGTGAAAAAAGAAATGATAAAAGTGAAGATCAACAAGTTAGTGGAGTGGTGAGACGGGAAAAGAAAATTAGAGGAGAGACTGAGGATGAGCGAAGGCAGAGGCTCTCAGTGCACATGGATGAAATCATGAAAGGAAACGTGCCAGCTGTCATGGAGATCTTTGACAAGCTGAAAAAGCAAGAGGAACTGAAAAACATACTCTCCAAAGTGGAGGAAATCGAAGAAGACACCAACAAAGTGGATGTGAGCTcgcttaaaaacatttttgagagcGTACCTGATTGGGTCATGCCTCGGGAGAAGAAAATCAAGCCAAAAATAGTCACACCAGAACATACTGGAGCACCAAGTGAACCTGAGAAGATGTCATCAATGGAGGTGGCTTTTGAGGACTTAGAGAAAGCTGGTGCGGAGATCATTCGTTTAAAAGACCAGACACTTGCAAGACTCATGGATATAGAGGAGGCCATTAAAAAGGCTCTTTACTCAGTATCGACTCTAAAATCTGACTCTGACATTGTAGGACTCTCTGGTCTCTTCAGGGAGTCAATGGTGGCCGTACAAGGTTCACCTCCTTCAGGTAATATCAGGAAAATCAGCATTGGGTCAAGCAAATCACCAAACGCTCAAAACCAGATTGGAAAGAGAGTTTCTGGACAGTCAGCAACACACAAAAGGCCAGAGCTTTTTATTCCCACTACCAAACCGAGATCAGTTTCACCGGCGTCTCCTTCATTTATTTCCATTCAGTCTGCAGCGAGGAAGTCTACAGAGTTGCCATCACCTCAGATCAGTCCCCTGAAGGAAGAACCAAAAGAAGAGACCAAGCTGCAGTGCTGCTGTGGTGTGCCTTCAGACCGCAGGCAATGTTCTGTCACAAAAGGAGCACCCTCGAGCCCTGCGAATCCACGGCGGCAGGTCAGTGTGCTGGAAGTGCAAACCAGACCTGAAGAAGAGAGAGTCATCGGAACAAAAACCGTCAGCGAGAACTATGAGAGGATGGACTGCTTTGGTAACAAGTTCTACTCCTCGAAAACCTCCACGGTCGTGACAACCCAACCTGAAACCAGGACAACTTCTAAAAAGCTCATTGTGAGCAGTCCAGCCACGACAGAAATTGTCACGTACCCAAGAATCAACACACCTTTTATTAGAGAAGGCCGTCCTCCACTGTAA